A DNA window from Pedomonas mirosovicensis contains the following coding sequences:
- a CDS encoding helicase-related protein: MGALGLSKVTAVLGPTNTGKTHLAVERLCAHSSGMIGFPLRLLAREVYDRVVAIKGPEQVALITGEERIVPPNARYFLCTAESMPLDREVSFLALDEAQLGADDERGHIFTDRLLRARGRDETMILGSDALRPLVSKLLPDAEIISRPRFSTLSYAAPKKLSRVPKRTAIVAFSADQVYAIGEMLRRQRGGVAVVMGSLSPRTRNAQVGMYQSGEVDYLVATDAIGMGLNMDISHVAFAGLSKFDGKRHRRLTPAEMAQIAGRAGRHQRDGTFGTVQFGEERRQLTPEEILAIENHTFAPLEHLMWRSASLDFQSVGALIRSLDARPPRPELLKADDAIDLAVLRRLAQEPLVEERARRSPRVRRLWDACQVPDYRKVSPDIHARLVLRIFKHLSEGNGTLPTDWIAGEIARLDQVNGDIETIAGRIAGIRTWSYISQRADWLEDPAHWAGRARALEDRLSDVLHERLIQRFVDRRTSVLLRSAGGRGAIDVEVDEAGTVEVEGHSIGTLSGFTFTMDADARHEDRRRMMAAAERALSAEMTRRAKALAESGEGDIGFELGQQAPHVRLLWKGARVAYLAPGRDPLSPRVRLEAGASLLAATEKASVLARLEAWVMARTQDLLKPLMRLAALAEGEGPQGIGGAARGLAVHLVQGLGVARRESAEAQISALSRDERRWLAKAGIKIGARHVYAPAVLKPAAMQWRVALWAAASHFEGPLPSLPENGPVSVPVDPSAPKAVYAVAGYWVVGDKAVRVDLVERLLDVLREQAKGGAPVIPTGQLVSMVGLSQADFSRLMVALGYRRTLVQPEGEGAEGETTVAYKWKGYAANRRRAARGEERKPAPAASPFAALAAWRSG, translated from the coding sequence ATGGGTGCATTGGGTTTGAGCAAGGTAACGGCCGTCCTGGGGCCGACAAACACCGGGAAGACCCATCTGGCGGTTGAGCGCCTGTGCGCCCATTCATCTGGAATGATTGGCTTTCCCCTGCGTCTTCTGGCGCGGGAGGTCTATGACCGGGTGGTGGCCATCAAGGGCCCTGAGCAGGTGGCGCTGATTACCGGCGAGGAGCGAATCGTCCCGCCGAACGCCCGCTATTTCCTCTGCACCGCCGAGTCGATGCCGCTGGACCGGGAGGTCTCCTTCCTTGCGCTCGACGAGGCGCAGCTGGGCGCGGACGACGAGCGCGGCCACATCTTCACCGACCGCCTGCTGCGCGCCCGCGGGCGCGACGAGACGATGATCCTCGGCTCCGATGCCCTGCGGCCGCTGGTGAGCAAGCTGCTCCCCGACGCGGAGATCATCTCCCGGCCGCGGTTCTCCACCCTCAGCTACGCCGCGCCGAAGAAGCTCTCGCGCGTGCCGAAGCGCACGGCCATCGTCGCCTTCTCGGCCGATCAGGTCTACGCCATCGGCGAGATGCTGCGCCGCCAGCGCGGCGGCGTTGCCGTGGTGATGGGCTCGCTCAGCCCTCGCACCCGCAACGCGCAGGTGGGGATGTATCAATCCGGCGAGGTGGACTATCTGGTGGCGACCGATGCCATCGGCATGGGCCTCAACATGGACATCAGTCATGTGGCCTTCGCGGGCCTCAGCAAATTCGACGGCAAGCGCCACCGCCGCCTCACCCCCGCCGAAATGGCCCAGATCGCGGGGCGCGCCGGGCGGCACCAGCGGGACGGCACCTTTGGCACCGTGCAGTTCGGCGAGGAGCGGCGGCAGCTGACGCCGGAAGAGATCCTCGCCATCGAGAACCATACGTTCGCGCCGCTGGAGCATCTGATGTGGCGCAGCGCCAGCCTCGACTTCCAGTCGGTGGGCGCGCTCATCCGCTCGCTGGATGCGCGGCCGCCCCGGCCCGAACTCCTGAAGGCGGACGACGCCATCGACCTGGCCGTGCTGCGCCGCCTGGCGCAGGAACCGCTGGTGGAGGAGCGGGCGCGCCGCAGCCCGCGCGTGCGCCGGCTGTGGGACGCCTGCCAAGTGCCCGACTATCGCAAGGTGAGCCCGGACATCCATGCCCGGCTGGTGCTGCGGATCTTCAAGCACCTCTCCGAGGGCAATGGCACCCTGCCGACGGACTGGATTGCAGGCGAGATCGCCCGGCTCGATCAGGTGAACGGCGATATCGAGACCATCGCAGGCCGTATCGCGGGCATCCGCACCTGGTCGTACATCTCCCAGCGCGCCGACTGGCTGGAGGACCCGGCCCACTGGGCGGGACGCGCCCGCGCGCTGGAGGACCGTTTGTCGGATGTGCTGCACGAGCGGCTGATCCAGCGGTTCGTTGACCGGCGCACCTCGGTGCTGCTGCGCTCGGCGGGCGGCCGGGGCGCGATCGACGTGGAGGTGGACGAGGCCGGCACGGTGGAGGTGGAAGGCCACTCCATCGGCACGCTCTCCGGCTTCACCTTCACCATGGATGCGGACGCCCGCCATGAGGACCGCCGCCGCATGATGGCCGCGGCCGAGCGCGCCTTGTCCGCCGAAATGACCCGCCGGGCCAAGGCGCTGGCGGAAAGCGGGGAAGGGGATATCGGCTTCGAGCTGGGGCAGCAGGCCCCCCACGTGCGCCTGCTGTGGAAGGGCGCGCGGGTGGCCTATCTTGCGCCGGGGCGCGATCCGCTCAGCCCCCGCGTGCGGCTGGAGGCGGGCGCAAGCCTGCTGGCGGCCACCGAGAAGGCGTCCGTCCTTGCCCGGCTGGAGGCCTGGGTGATGGCGCGGACGCAGGATCTTCTCAAACCGCTGATGCGCCTGGCTGCCCTGGCGGAAGGCGAGGGGCCACAAGGCATCGGCGGCGCGGCGCGGGGCCTTGCCGTGCATCTGGTGCAAGGGCTGGGCGTGGCGCGGCGCGAGAGCGCCGAGGCGCAGATCAGCGCCCTCAGCCGCGACGAGAGGCGCTGGCTCGCCAAGGCCGGCATCAAGATCGGCGCGCGGCATGTCTATGCGCCCGCCGTGCTGAAACCCGCCGCCATGCAGTGGCGCGTCGCCCTGTGGGCGGCGGCCAGCCACTTCGAGGGCCCGCTGCCGAGCCTGCCCGAGAACGGGCCGGTGAGCGTGCCCGTGGATCCATCCGCCCCCAAGGCGGTCTATGCCGTTGCCGGCTACTGGGTGGTGGGCGACAAGGCCGTGCGCGTGGACCTGGTCGAGCGGCTGCTGGACGTGCTGCGCGAACAGGCCAAGGGCGGGGCGCCGGTGATCCCGACAGGCCAGCTCGTCTCCATGGTGGGGCTGAGCCAGGCTGACTTTTCCCGCCTGATGGTGGCGCTTGGCTACCGGCGTACCCTCGTGCAGCCGGAAGGCGAGGGGGCCGAGGGCGAGACAACAGTGGCGTACAAGTGGAAGGGCTATGCCGCGAACCGGCGCCGCGCAGCGAGAGGCGAGGAGCGCAAGCCGGCGCCGGCTGCCTCGCCGTTTGCCGCGCTTGCGGCATGGCGCAGCGGATAG
- a CDS encoding NfeD family protein, with protein sequence MTEPETLKLTVTLSLEAWWLWWTAALLLAAAEMAAPGAFLIWLGLAAGLTGVVTLIFDLVAGREMGLEAQLAVFAVLAIASVLAGRRWARRSQQADERPVSRRAGQLVGRTVVLVEPIVHGAGRAELDDTVWEVRGPDAPVGTVMRVVRTEGAALIVEPV encoded by the coding sequence ATGACCGAGCCGGAAACGCTGAAACTGACCGTCACTCTCAGCCTTGAGGCCTGGTGGCTCTGGTGGACCGCCGCGCTGCTGCTGGCGGCGGCGGAAATGGCGGCGCCCGGCGCTTTTCTCATCTGGCTGGGGCTGGCGGCCGGGCTGACCGGCGTCGTGACGCTGATCTTCGACCTGGTTGCCGGCCGCGAGATGGGGCTGGAGGCGCAGCTGGCGGTGTTCGCCGTGCTGGCCATCGCCTCGGTGCTGGCAGGGCGGCGTTGGGCGCGGCGCAGCCAGCAGGCGGACGAGCGGCCGGTCAGCCGCCGCGCGGGCCAGCTGGTGGGGCGCACGGTGGTGCTGGTGGAGCCCATCGTCCACGGCGCGGGCCGGGCGGAGCTGGACGACACCGTGTGGGAAGTGCGCGGCCCGGACGCCCCCGTGGGCACGGTTATGCGGGTTGTACGAACCGAAGGGGCGGCCTTGATCGTTGAACCCGTTTGA
- a CDS encoding GAF domain-containing protein → MTSDEPDPIANMANAASLIFHSLPGLNWAGFYRLVDDVLVLGPFQGRPACIRIPVGRGVCGAAVAENATQCVRDVDAFPGHIACDSASRSELVVPITHEGRIIGVLDLDSPSLARFDAEDAKGCERLMELLAPRIA, encoded by the coding sequence ATGACCAGCGACGAGCCGGATCCAATCGCCAACATGGCCAATGCCGCCTCGCTGATCTTCCACAGCCTGCCGGGCCTCAACTGGGCTGGTTTCTACCGTCTGGTGGACGACGTTCTGGTGCTCGGCCCCTTCCAGGGCCGCCCGGCCTGCATCCGCATCCCCGTCGGCCGGGGCGTCTGCGGCGCGGCGGTTGCGGAAAACGCCACCCAATGCGTGCGCGACGTTGACGCCTTCCCCGGCCACATCGCCTGCGACAGCGCCTCGCGCAGCGAACTGGTGGTGCCCATCACCCACGAGGGGCGCATCATCGGCGTCCTTGACCTGGACAGCCCCTCCCTCGCCCGTTTCGACGCGGAAGACGCCAAGGGGTGCGAACGCCTCATGGAACTGCTGGCCCCGCGCATCGCCTGA
- the fdxA gene encoding ferredoxin FdxA gives MAYVVTDACIRCKYMDCVEVCPVDCFYEGENMLVINPSECIDCGVCEPECPAEAILPDTESGLESWLELNAKYSAVWPNITTKGTPPADADEFKGVDGKLEAYFSENPGQGS, from the coding sequence ATGGCCTACGTCGTTACCGACGCGTGCATTCGTTGCAAGTACATGGATTGCGTTGAGGTGTGCCCCGTGGATTGCTTCTACGAGGGTGAGAACATGCTCGTCATCAATCCTAGCGAATGCATCGATTGCGGCGTGTGCGAGCCGGAGTGCCCGGCCGAGGCCATTCTGCCGGACACCGAGTCCGGCCTCGAGTCCTGGCTGGAGCTGAACGCCAAGTACTCCGCCGTCTGGCCGAACATCACCACCAAGGGAACCCCGCCCGCCGATGCGGACGAGTTCAAGGGCGTGGACGGCAAGCTTGAAGCCTATTTCTCGGAGAATCCGGGCCAGGGCAGCTAA
- a CDS encoding cytochrome b, whose product MSRYSTVAVILHWLIALSVIALLIAGFWMGGAIRKPETQAVAFEVFQLHKSLGLTVLALTLARLAWRLGHRPPALPDTMPRWQKTAAHATAWAFYAILLVMPLSGWAIVSTSPFGLPTMWFGLFEWPHIAPLAEAANAQQLNATFEEVHELLAWGTLGLLFLHVAGALKHHFIDRDNVLVRMAPWLSPRSNA is encoded by the coding sequence ATGAGTCGGTATTCGACCGTTGCGGTCATTTTGCATTGGCTGATCGCCCTGTCGGTGATCGCGCTGCTGATCGCAGGCTTCTGGATGGGTGGCGCCATCCGGAAGCCGGAGACGCAGGCGGTGGCCTTCGAGGTCTTCCAGCTGCATAAATCGCTGGGCCTTACCGTGCTGGCGCTCACGCTGGCGCGGCTGGCCTGGCGGCTTGGCCACCGGCCCCCGGCACTGCCGGACACCATGCCGCGCTGGCAAAAGACGGCGGCGCACGCCACCGCTTGGGCGTTCTATGCGATTCTGCTGGTGATGCCGCTGTCGGGCTGGGCGATCGTCTCGACGAGCCCCTTCGGCCTGCCGACGATGTGGTTCGGCCTGTTCGAGTGGCCGCACATCGCGCCGCTGGCCGAGGCGGCGAACGCCCAGCAGCTGAACGCGACCTTCGAGGAGGTGCACGAGCTGCTCGCCTGGGGTACGCTGGGGCTGCTGTTCCTGCACGTGGCAGGCGCGCTCAAGCACCACTTCATCGACCGCGACAACGTGCTGGTTCGCATGGCCCCGTGGCTCAGCCCGCGCAGCAACGCCTAA
- a CDS encoding M23 family metallopeptidase, translating to MLKTGFVALAKSETETAAAAPSEALGEIELAVDLGHQIGSLRWWRGLATLGGLLTAASWLVLTNPIQSLPGSTSPILTSVQSEAIQPAVIGPLMTGAQTGERVPMLPLAKAIADEAEPEIEQKEVPLLRNASLETILRRAGVSRAEARKIADALGANAQIKDPPRGASVQLTLGRRVSSKDPRPLEMLSFRPTFDNHVQVARVGNDFMVKTMPIKVVSAPARVEGEVGGSLYVSARKLGVPAKVINQYVKALSYSVDFTREVAASDHFSLVYERDVAETGDVKTGRLLYANLQRGGKRSDLELVWFEPKNGRGQFYHADGSSIEKLLMRTPVDGARISSRFGMRHHPVLGYGRMHKGMDFAAPSGTPIMASGSGTVVFAGRHGGHGNYIKIRHSGGYETAYAHMKGFKSGIRRGVKVAQGQVIGYVGTTGLSTGPHLHYEVYKNGKVINPASMELPTGSSLRGTELVRFKEQVKKFRSLPRNQVPEQVLVAAGINPRKATKQPG from the coding sequence TTGCTGAAAACGGGCTTCGTCGCGCTTGCAAAAAGCGAAACGGAAACTGCTGCCGCAGCGCCATCTGAAGCGCTCGGCGAAATCGAGCTGGCGGTCGATCTCGGCCATCAGATCGGCTCGCTGCGCTGGTGGCGCGGGCTTGCCACGCTGGGCGGCCTGCTCACGGCGGCAAGCTGGCTCGTGCTGACCAACCCCATCCAGTCCCTGCCCGGAAGCACCTCCCCCATCCTTACCTCCGTCCAGTCCGAAGCGATTCAGCCCGCCGTCATCGGCCCGCTGATGACCGGCGCGCAGACCGGCGAGCGCGTTCCCATGCTGCCGCTGGCCAAGGCGATCGCTGATGAGGCGGAGCCCGAGATCGAGCAGAAGGAAGTGCCGCTGCTGCGGAACGCCAGCCTGGAGACGATCCTGCGCCGCGCCGGCGTTTCGCGGGCGGAAGCGCGCAAGATCGCCGATGCGCTGGGCGCCAACGCCCAGATCAAGGACCCGCCGCGCGGCGCCAGCGTGCAGCTCACCCTCGGCCGCCGGGTGTCCAGCAAGGACCCGCGCCCGCTCGAAATGCTCTCCTTCCGCCCCACCTTCGACAACCACGTGCAGGTGGCCCGGGTCGGCAACGACTTCATGGTCAAGACCATGCCGATCAAGGTGGTCAGCGCCCCGGCCCGCGTCGAGGGCGAAGTGGGCGGCAGCCTTTACGTCTCCGCCCGCAAGCTGGGCGTTCCGGCCAAGGTCATCAACCAGTACGTCAAGGCCCTCTCCTACAGCGTGGACTTTACCCGCGAGGTGGCGGCCAGCGACCATTTCAGCCTCGTTTACGAGCGCGACGTGGCCGAGACCGGCGACGTGAAGACCGGTCGGCTGCTCTATGCGAACCTGCAGCGCGGCGGCAAGCGCAGCGATCTCGAACTGGTCTGGTTCGAGCCCAAGAACGGGCGCGGCCAATTCTACCACGCGGACGGCTCGTCCATTGAAAAGCTGCTGATGCGGACGCCGGTTGACGGCGCGCGCATCTCGTCCCGCTTCGGCATGCGGCACCACCCGGTGCTGGGCTACGGCCGCATGCACAAGGGCATGGACTTCGCCGCGCCGAGCGGCACGCCGATCATGGCGTCGGGCTCGGGCACAGTGGTGTTTGCCGGCCGTCACGGTGGCCACGGCAATTACATCAAGATCCGTCACTCGGGCGGCTACGAAACCGCCTACGCCCACATGAAGGGCTTCAAGTCCGGCATTCGCCGCGGCGTCAAGGTCGCGCAGGGCCAGGTCATCGGCTACGTGGGCACCACCGGCCTCTCCACCGGCCCGCACCTGCATTACGAAGTCTACAAGAACGGCAAGGTCATCAACCCGGCCAGCATGGAACTGCCCACCGGCTCGTCGCTGCGCGGGACTGAACTGGTCCGGTTCAAGGAACAGGTAAAGAAGTTCCGCTCCCTGCCCCGCAATCAGGTGCCGGAGCAGGTGCTGGTGGCCGCAGGCATCAACCCGCGCAAGGCAACGAAGCAGCCGGGCTAA
- a CDS encoding AAC(3)-I family aminoglycoside N-acetyltransferase, which produces MASLPFQVCRLGSSDVALMRGLNGMFGTAFADPETYGGAPPEEAYLRDLLAKDHVIALAALMDGAVVGGLVAYELDKFERARREVYIYDLAVAEAHRRQGIATALIDHLRGIAASRGAWVIFVQADYGDDPAIALYEKLGTREEVLHFDIEP; this is translated from the coding sequence ATGGCATCGCTTCCGTTTCAGGTTTGTCGCCTCGGCTCGTCCGATGTCGCGCTGATGCGCGGCCTGAACGGGATGTTCGGCACGGCGTTCGCCGACCCGGAAACCTATGGCGGCGCGCCGCCCGAGGAGGCTTACCTGCGGGACCTCCTCGCCAAAGACCATGTGATCGCGCTGGCGGCGCTGATGGACGGCGCTGTCGTTGGCGGATTGGTCGCCTATGAGCTGGACAAGTTCGAACGCGCCCGGCGCGAGGTTTACATCTACGACCTTGCGGTTGCTGAGGCGCATCGGCGCCAGGGCATTGCGACCGCGCTCATCGATCATCTGCGCGGCATTGCCGCGTCGCGCGGCGCATGGGTCATCTTCGTGCAGGCCGACTATGGCGACGATCCGGCTATCGCGCTTTACGAGAAACTCGGCACCCGCGAGGAAGTCCTCCACTTCGATATCGAGCCTTAG
- a CDS encoding SDR family oxidoreductase, whose amino-acid sequence MSADTPESPSRRRVMGGMAAGLVAGVAAPALAQQQGAGTAAQPRDPTTAYPRPPFPAQQQPWPGLAGKMQPKPDHGETSYRGSGRLAGRKALITGGDSGMGRAAAIAFAREGADVAINYLPDEEPDAREVVQLITSAGRRAAPIPGDIRNEAFCNQLVQDAVRQLGGLDILVNNAGRQQSHDLFTEITTEQFDWTMKTNVYAPFWITKAALPYLKPGSSIIITSSVVAYEPPENLFDYAQTKAANMIYAKVLAKQLAKRGIRVNAVAPGPVWTPLQVTGGQPADKIPTFGQNTPLGRPGQPAELASIYVQLAAADASYATGQVYGATGGRGGP is encoded by the coding sequence ATGAGCGCCGATACACCTGAGTCTCCTTCCCGCCGCCGTGTGATGGGCGGCATGGCTGCCGGTCTGGTGGCGGGCGTTGCCGCTCCTGCCCTCGCGCAGCAGCAGGGTGCGGGAACCGCGGCGCAGCCCCGTGATCCGACGACGGCCTATCCCCGTCCACCCTTTCCGGCCCAGCAGCAGCCCTGGCCCGGTCTCGCAGGCAAGATGCAGCCCAAACCCGACCACGGCGAGACCAGCTATCGCGGCTCCGGTCGGCTGGCGGGCCGCAAGGCACTGATTACCGGAGGAGACTCCGGCATGGGCCGCGCGGCCGCCATCGCCTTTGCACGGGAAGGCGCTGATGTCGCGATCAATTATCTTCCCGACGAAGAGCCGGACGCCCGGGAGGTCGTGCAGCTCATCACCTCCGCCGGACGGCGCGCCGCGCCCATCCCGGGCGACATCCGGAACGAGGCCTTCTGCAATCAACTGGTGCAGGATGCCGTGCGTCAGCTCGGCGGTCTGGACATTCTGGTCAACAACGCTGGTCGCCAGCAGAGCCACGACCTGTTCACGGAAATCACCACCGAGCAGTTCGACTGGACGATGAAGACCAACGTCTATGCGCCCTTCTGGATCACCAAGGCGGCGCTGCCCTATCTGAAGCCGGGTTCATCGATCATCATCACCAGCTCGGTCGTTGCCTACGAGCCGCCCGAGAACCTGTTCGACTATGCCCAGACCAAGGCCGCCAACATGATCTACGCCAAGGTTCTGGCCAAGCAGCTGGCCAAGCGGGGCATTCGGGTCAATGCCGTGGCGCCGGGGCCGGTATGGACCCCGCTTCAGGTCACCGGCGGCCAACCTGCCGACAAAATCCCGACCTTCGGGCAGAATACGCCCCTGGGCCGCCCCGGCCAGCCCGCCGAGCTGGCATCCATCTACGTGCAACTCGCCGCCGCCGATGCCAGCTACGCCACCGGCCAGGTCTATGGTGCCACAGGCGGGCGGGGCGGACCGTAA
- a CDS encoding RNA-binding S4 domain-containing protein yields MDNGSQRLDKWLWFARLFKTRAEAAAMCSSRHLRMDGRVVDKPHAAVRLGSVISFPKAGRVIVVKVEGFAERRGPYSTARLLYCDMSPSVQAVAPEPATA; encoded by the coding sequence ATGGACAACGGCTCGCAGCGGCTTGACAAGTGGTTGTGGTTTGCCCGTCTGTTCAAAACCCGCGCGGAGGCCGCCGCCATGTGCAGCAGCCGCCACCTCCGGATGGATGGGCGCGTGGTGGACAAGCCGCATGCGGCGGTGAGACTCGGTTCGGTCATCAGCTTCCCCAAGGCGGGGCGGGTGATCGTGGTGAAGGTGGAGGGCTTTGCCGAACGGCGCGGCCCCTATTCGACCGCCCGGCTGCTCTACTGCGACATGAGCCCGTCGGTACAGGCCGTCGCGCCTGAGCCGGCAACGGCATAG
- the acuI gene encoding acrylyl-CoA reductase (NADPH): MSGDANERFQALLLTKEGDAPKAGFVTIGESDLMDGDVVVDVSHSSMNYKDGLALTGAAPVVRRYPMIPGIDLAGHVRSSSHPDFKPGDAVVLNGYGLGETHYGGYAQRARVKGDWLVPLENITPFEAMALGTAGYTAMLCVMALERHLVHQTVGQVLVTGAAGGVGSVAVSLLADLGYRVVASTGRPEEAEYLKSLGAEEVIDRRELSEPTGKPLAKERWCGAIDTVGSHTLANVLAQMRYGGCVAACGLAQGSDLPTTVLPFILRSVTLAGVDSVQAPMALRREAWLRLDQLIDRGKLKRMTRTVKLEDVTALAPEFLAGKVKGRVVVEIG, translated from the coding sequence ATGAGCGGGGATGCGAACGAGAGATTTCAGGCCCTCCTGCTGACGAAGGAGGGCGACGCGCCGAAGGCCGGGTTCGTCACCATCGGCGAGAGCGACCTGATGGACGGCGACGTGGTGGTGGATGTCAGCCACTCCTCGATGAACTACAAGGATGGCCTCGCCCTCACCGGCGCCGCCCCGGTGGTGCGGCGCTACCCCATGATCCCCGGCATCGACCTGGCCGGCCATGTGCGATCCTCAAGCCACCCGGACTTCAAGCCGGGCGATGCGGTGGTGCTGAACGGCTACGGGCTGGGGGAGACCCACTACGGCGGATACGCGCAGCGCGCCCGGGTGAAGGGCGACTGGCTGGTGCCGCTGGAGAACATCACCCCGTTCGAGGCCATGGCCCTCGGCACGGCGGGCTATACCGCCATGCTGTGCGTGATGGCGCTGGAGCGCCACCTCGTCCACCAGACCGTGGGGCAGGTGCTGGTGACCGGCGCGGCGGGCGGCGTCGGCAGTGTCGCCGTCTCCCTGCTGGCGGACCTCGGCTACCGTGTCGTTGCCTCGACCGGGCGGCCTGAGGAGGCGGAGTACCTCAAGTCCCTCGGCGCGGAGGAGGTGATCGACCGCCGCGAACTCTCCGAGCCCACGGGCAAGCCGCTCGCCAAGGAACGCTGGTGCGGGGCCATCGATACGGTCGGCTCCCACACGCTCGCCAACGTGCTGGCCCAGATGCGCTACGGCGGCTGCGTTGCCGCCTGCGGCCTCGCGCAGGGTTCGGACCTGCCGACAACCGTGCTGCCGTTCATCCTGCGCTCGGTAACGCTGGCGGGCGTCGATTCCGTTCAGGCCCCCATGGCCCTGCGCCGCGAGGCCTGGCTGCGCCTCGACCAGCTCATCGACCGCGGCAAGCTGAAGCGCATGACGCGTACGGTGAAGCTGGAGGACGTGACCGCGCTTGCGCCCGAGTTTCTGGCGGGCAAGGTGAAGGGCCGGGTCGTGGTGGAGATCGGGTAG
- a CDS encoding CarD family transcriptional regulator — translation MAAKSLKFVVGDYVVYPKHGVGRVIELETTEVAGFPLELYVIRFEKERMTLRVPMNKAEAVGMRKLSSQATLQEALTTLKGKPRIKRTMWSRRAQEYEAKINSGDLVSIAEVVRDLHRAEDQPEQSYSERQIYEAAISRLARELAAMENIDEQTAQDKIHKVLKAA, via the coding sequence ATGGCGGCAAAATCCCTTAAGTTCGTCGTGGGTGACTATGTGGTTTACCCCAAGCATGGCGTCGGACGGGTTATCGAGCTGGAAACGACGGAAGTCGCCGGTTTTCCGCTTGAACTCTATGTGATCCGTTTCGAGAAGGAGCGGATGACGCTGCGAGTTCCGATGAACAAGGCGGAAGCCGTTGGTATGCGTAAGCTGTCCAGCCAGGCGACCCTTCAGGAAGCGCTCACGACGCTCAAGGGCAAGCCGCGGATCAAGCGCACCATGTGGTCACGCCGGGCGCAGGAATACGAAGCCAAGATCAATTCGGGCGATCTGGTCTCCATCGCCGAGGTGGTGCGCGACCTGCACCGCGCCGAGGACCAGCCGGAGCAGTCCTACTCCGAGCGGCAGATCTACGAGGCGGCCATCAGCCGTCTGGCCCGCGAGCTGGCAGCGATGGAGAACATCGACGAGCAGACCGCGCAGGACAAGATCCACAAGGTGCTGAAAGCAGCCTGA
- a CDS encoding YceI family protein, which produces MKNKVLAALVAAPLLAGPLLVGGMAGVAVAQTAAPALEVPSGTYALDPTHASVTWKVNHLGLSNYTARFTKFNATLDFDAGNPEKSSLTVSIDPKSVRTDYPFPEKEDFDAKIAGPDFLDAAKYPEIKFVSTKVERLGTDAGKVHGNLTFHGVTKPIVMNVKLVGAKKHPMLGVGALGFSGTTTFKRSDFGVTTLVPMVGDEVTVQVEAEFAEQK; this is translated from the coding sequence ATGAAAAACAAGGTTCTGGCCGCACTTGTCGCCGCCCCGCTGCTGGCTGGCCCGCTGCTGGTGGGCGGCATGGCCGGCGTTGCTGTCGCGCAGACGGCGGCCCCCGCGCTGGAGGTGCCGAGCGGCACCTATGCCCTCGATCCGACCCATGCCAGCGTCACCTGGAAGGTGAACCACCTGGGGCTGTCCAACTACACGGCGCGCTTTACCAAGTTCAATGCCACGCTCGATTTCGATGCGGGCAATCCTGAGAAGAGCAGCCTCACGGTGAGCATCGACCCCAAGTCGGTGCGGACGGACTATCCGTTCCCGGAGAAGGAAGACTTCGACGCCAAGATCGCCGGGCCGGACTTCCTTGACGCCGCCAAGTATCCGGAGATCAAGTTCGTCTCCACCAAGGTGGAGCGGCTCGGCACGGATGCGGGCAAGGTGCACGGCAACCTGACCTTCCATGGCGTCACCAAGCCGATCGTGATGAACGTGAAGCTGGTGGGCGCGAAGAAGCACCCGATGCTCGGTGTCGGCGCGCTCGGCTTTTCCGGCACCACCACCTTCAAGCGCTCGGACTTCGGCGTGACCACCCTGGTGCCGATGGTGGGCGACGAGGTGACCGTGCAGGTTGAGGCCGAATTCGCCGAACAGAAGTAA
- a CDS encoding YceI family protein, with translation MMTTDFSWHGARLLLAAGLGLASLGAATVAEARPWAVDAKRSAITFSGQHVGKTFKGRFEAWQASIDFDPAKPEAAKVAVTIDLASAKTGEAMYDKTLPTADWFDAAKVRQAKFTATKITKTGGNAYVADGTLAIRGKAVPVKLPFTLNITGNTATMDGKVTLTRTAWGIGGGSDAKGEWVSLQIPVQVHVVATAK, from the coding sequence ATGATGACGACCGATTTCTCATGGCATGGCGCGCGCCTATTGCTGGCCGCCGGGCTTGGCCTCGCCAGCCTTGGCGCGGCAACCGTGGCTGAGGCCCGGCCCTGGGCGGTGGATGCAAAGAGAAGCGCCATCACCTTCAGCGGCCAGCACGTGGGCAAGACCTTCAAGGGCCGGTTCGAGGCCTGGCAGGCAAGCATCGACTTCGATCCCGCCAAGCCGGAGGCGGCCAAGGTGGCCGTGACCATCGACCTCGCCTCGGCCAAGACCGGCGAGGCCATGTATGACAAGACCCTGCCGACGGCCGACTGGTTCGATGCCGCCAAGGTGCGGCAGGCAAAGTTCACCGCGACGAAAATCACTAAAACCGGCGGCAACGCGTATGTGGCGGACGGCACGCTTGCCATCCGTGGCAAGGCCGTGCCGGTGAAGCTGCCGTTCACGCTGAATATCACCGGCAACACGGCGACGATGGACGGCAAGGTGACGCTGACCCGCACAGCCTGGGGCATCGGCGGCGGCTCCGATGCCAAGGGTGAGTGGGTTTCCCTGCAAATCCCCGTGCAGGTGCACGTGGTGGCCACAGCGAAGTAG